In Candidatus Paceibacterota bacterium, one genomic interval encodes:
- a CDS encoding DUF6132 family protein, producing the protein MILRIVIGVVVGGGLGFAFYKFVGCSTGTCPLTSNPVMSTLYGSVVGALVASSIH; encoded by the coding sequence ATGATTCTGCGCATCGTTATCGGAGTGGTCGTGGGGGGCGGACTGGGTTTCGCCTTCTACAAGTTCGTTGGCTGCTCGACCGGCACTTGTCCGTTGACGAGCAATCCGGTCATGAGCACCCTGTACGGCAGTGTGGTCGGAGCGCTGGTCGCCAGCAGTATTCACTGA
- a CDS encoding DUF2892 domain-containing protein has product MKMEMIIRRVAGTFILLSLLLAHYHSPYWLWFTAFVGFNLLQSSFTRFCPLEIILKKAGVGCSCCGQAEKAGERCDNK; this is encoded by the coding sequence ATGAAAATGGAAATGATCATCCGCCGCGTTGCCGGCACATTCATACTCCTCAGCCTGCTGTTGGCGCACTATCACAGCCCATATTGGCTCTGGTTTACCGCCTTTGTCGGCTTCAACCTGCTCCAATCGTCTTTCACCAGGTTCTGTCCCCTGGAGATCATTCTCAAGAAAGCCGGCGTTGGCTGCTCTTGCTGCGGCCAGGCGGAGAAGGCCGGTGAGCGGTGCGATAACAAGTGA
- a CDS encoding prepilin-type N-terminal cleavage/methylation domain-containing protein — protein sequence MNSPVSRVWHLNGKGRWGFTLIELLVVIAIIAILAALLLPALAKAKERAKRTVCLNNVKQLTLAGIMYADDKGGAFPEDGEQDPHWIGPDFRNTITNAYRVQRNQFYCPHNAGWNRDTFWYYQSGVRTTDPAVVGYLYWPGEPDFNASPSFYPNGAAIWGQRPIFAAKTTDRAYYPLLWTDINRKYLNSWGRPGDPNPLTIGVNHFNRAGNSPEGSNEGYLDGHAEWVKGLFFNQTPKMSYASLQFYFYAGRP from the coding sequence ATGAACAGCCCGGTGTCGCGCGTCTGGCACTTGAACGGGAAGGGGCGCTGGGGATTTACCCTGATCGAGCTGCTGGTGGTGATTGCGATCATCGCCATTCTGGCCGCCCTGCTGTTGCCGGCGCTGGCCAAAGCCAAGGAGCGCGCCAAGCGCACCGTGTGCCTCAACAATGTGAAGCAGCTTACGCTCGCCGGCATCATGTATGCCGACGACAAGGGCGGCGCTTTTCCTGAAGACGGAGAGCAGGACCCTCACTGGATTGGCCCTGATTTCCGGAACACGATCACCAATGCCTACCGCGTCCAACGTAACCAATTCTACTGCCCGCACAATGCGGGCTGGAACCGCGACACCTTCTGGTATTACCAGAGCGGCGTCAGGACCACGGACCCGGCGGTGGTGGGCTATCTCTATTGGCCGGGCGAACCTGACTTTAACGCCTCGCCCTCTTTTTATCCCAACGGCGCGGCCATATGGGGCCAGCGCCCCATCTTCGCCGCCAAGACCACCGACCGCGCCTATTACCCGCTGCTGTGGACCGACATCAACCGCAAGTATCTGAATTCGTGGGGCCGGCCGGGAGATCCCAATCCTCTGACGATCGGCGTCAACCATTTCAACCGGGCCGGCAACAGCCCCGAGGGCTCGAACGAAGGCTACCTCGACGGCCACGCCGAGTGGGTCAAGGGCCTGTTCTTCAACCAAACGCCCAAAATGAGTTACGCCAGCCTGCAATTCTACTTCTATGCCGGCAGGCCTTGA
- a CDS encoding efflux RND transporter permease subunit: protein MSTAGSKPDSVHLGFAGRIARAFIDSKLTPLFVVTSILLGAAATWLLPREEEPQIKVPMIDVLVSMPGFSAKEVEERATRPMEKLLWEIPGVEYIYSTSREGECLAIVRFQVGEDIVRSLVYLNQKLQANFDRIPFGVSYPLIKPRSIDDVPILALTLHGPGYDHYTLRRILAEVDDAVKQVPLVAETTLIGGDRRQLRVLLDPARLASRQLSAAEILPRLQAANRQQLAGSLTGDNREVVLQAGSFLASAKDAGNVVVGVHGSKPVYLREVAEIVDGPEEPSQYVFFGAGAAPGEGNAASEHPKAGTFAEEPAVTLTIAKRPGANAISVAHDVLRKVDALKGRVIPNDVQVAITRHYGQTAEEKSNELLLHMGIAVIGVSLLILLTLGWRESIVVGIAIPCTLALTLLVFYLHGYTLNRITLFALIFSIGILVDDAIVVVENIVRHFHLPRNQGRPWPAIAVEAVNEVGNPTILATFAVISAVLPMAFVGGLMGPYMRPIPTGASAAMFWSLAIAFIVTPWAAIRILRWGRKYSRPAAASPAVGEGGQPHSHFEHEEDFFTRLYRRFMGPLIAKARWRLAFLAGIVALLLAAMATVGLGWVKVKMLPFDNKSEFQIILNMPEGSALELTAQAAREIGAAVRVEPEVTDYQVYAGVAAPFNFNGLVRHYFMRRGPHIADLQINLVPKSQRKAQSHDIAKHVRPRVAAIAAKYDARVAVAEVPPGPPVLQTLVAEIYGPSEASRLALARQVINIFTNTPGVVDTDWYIESDQAKARFVVDKEKAALHGITEEAIAQTLKLAVGGTAVDLLHLPREKEDLLIIARLPQSLRTSPEDLLALRVRGANTAGPLVPLRELVKVESSLVDKSRYHKNLKAVTYVIGDVAGEIESPVYAIQQMNKALAALDTRQYGGSGAPLKVYNASQPFTDNEPAIKWDGEWHITIEVFRDLGSAFAAVLVLIFILMVGWFRSFLTPLVVMAAIPFSLVGILPAHGLMGAFFTATSMIGFMAGAGIVVRNSIILVDFIELRLAEGMPLDQAVVDSGAVRFRPMLLTALAVVVGASVILADPIFQGLAIALMAGEIASLLISRTAVPVLYFMASRRKL from the coding sequence GTGAGCACAGCAGGGTCCAAACCTGACTCGGTCCACCTGGGGTTCGCGGGGCGCATTGCCCGGGCGTTCATTGATTCCAAGCTGACCCCGTTGTTCGTTGTCACCTCGATTCTCCTGGGCGCGGCGGCCACCTGGCTCCTGCCGCGCGAGGAGGAACCGCAGATCAAGGTGCCGATGATTGACGTGCTGGTCTCGATGCCGGGTTTCAGCGCCAAGGAGGTCGAAGAGCGCGCCACCCGGCCGATGGAGAAGCTGCTCTGGGAAATCCCCGGCGTCGAATACATCTACTCGACCTCGCGTGAGGGTGAGTGCCTGGCGATCGTGCGCTTCCAGGTCGGCGAGGACATTGTGCGCAGCCTGGTTTACCTCAACCAGAAACTGCAGGCCAACTTCGACCGCATCCCCTTCGGCGTCTCCTACCCGCTGATCAAGCCCAGGTCCATTGACGACGTGCCGATCCTGGCGCTGACTTTGCACGGACCGGGGTATGACCACTACACCCTGCGCCGCATCCTGGCCGAAGTGGACGACGCGGTGAAGCAGGTGCCGCTGGTGGCGGAGACAACGCTCATCGGCGGAGATCGCCGGCAACTGCGCGTCCTGCTCGACCCGGCCAGGCTGGCCTCGCGGCAGCTCAGCGCGGCGGAGATCCTGCCACGGCTGCAGGCAGCCAACCGCCAACAACTGGCCGGCTCACTCACAGGCGACAACCGTGAGGTCGTGCTGCAGGCCGGCAGCTTCCTCGCCAGCGCAAAGGACGCCGGCAATGTCGTGGTCGGCGTACACGGCAGCAAGCCCGTCTACCTGCGCGAGGTGGCGGAAATCGTGGACGGGCCCGAGGAGCCCAGCCAATATGTGTTCTTTGGGGCTGGGGCGGCGCCTGGCGAGGGGAACGCGGCTTCCGAACATCCGAAAGCTGGCACATTCGCGGAGGAGCCCGCGGTCACCCTGACCATCGCCAAACGGCCCGGCGCCAATGCGATTTCGGTCGCGCACGATGTGCTCAGGAAAGTTGACGCGCTCAAGGGCCGGGTCATTCCCAACGACGTGCAAGTGGCCATCACCCGTCACTACGGCCAAACGGCGGAGGAGAAGTCCAATGAACTGCTGCTGCACATGGGCATCGCGGTCATTGGCGTGTCCCTGCTCATTCTACTGACGCTCGGCTGGCGGGAGTCCATTGTCGTCGGCATCGCCATTCCTTGTACCTTGGCCCTGACGTTGCTGGTGTTCTACCTCCACGGCTACACGCTCAACCGCATCACGCTCTTCGCGCTGATCTTCTCCATCGGCATTCTGGTGGATGACGCCATCGTCGTGGTCGAGAACATCGTCCGCCATTTCCACCTGCCGCGTAATCAAGGCCGCCCGTGGCCGGCAATCGCGGTCGAGGCGGTGAACGAAGTTGGCAATCCAACAATTCTCGCCACCTTCGCCGTCATCTCAGCCGTGTTGCCCATGGCGTTCGTTGGCGGCTTGATGGGGCCCTACATGCGCCCCATTCCCACCGGTGCAAGCGCCGCCATGTTCTGGTCGCTGGCGATCGCCTTCATCGTCACCCCCTGGGCAGCGATCCGCATCCTGCGCTGGGGCCGTAAGTATTCGCGCCCTGCCGCCGCCTCGCCCGCCGTGGGCGAAGGCGGCCAGCCGCACTCGCATTTCGAGCACGAGGAAGATTTCTTCACCCGGCTTTACCGGCGTTTCATGGGGCCGCTGATTGCCAAGGCCCGCTGGCGGCTGGCTTTTCTAGCGGGGATTGTCGCGCTGCTGCTCGCCGCTATGGCCACGGTCGGGCTTGGCTGGGTGAAGGTGAAGATGCTGCCCTTCGACAATAAGAGCGAATTCCAGATCATCCTGAACATGCCCGAAGGCAGCGCGCTCGAACTGACCGCACAGGCCGCGCGCGAAATCGGCGCCGCCGTGCGGGTTGAACCGGAGGTAACGGATTACCAGGTTTACGCTGGCGTCGCCGCCCCCTTCAACTTCAACGGCCTGGTGCGCCACTACTTCATGCGGCGAGGACCGCACATTGCGGACTTGCAGATCAACCTCGTACCCAAAAGCCAGCGCAAGGCCCAGAGCCACGACATCGCCAAACACGTCCGCCCGCGCGTGGCCGCGATCGCCGCCAAGTACGACGCCCGGGTCGCGGTCGCCGAGGTCCCGCCGGGCCCGCCCGTTCTACAGACGCTCGTGGCGGAAATCTACGGGCCGAGCGAGGCCAGCCGCTTGGCGCTGGCCCGCCAGGTCATCAACATCTTCACCAACACGCCGGGCGTGGTGGATACCGACTGGTATATCGAGTCCGACCAGGCCAAGGCGCGGTTCGTGGTGGACAAGGAGAAGGCCGCCTTGCACGGCATCACCGAGGAAGCCATCGCACAAACCCTGAAGCTGGCGGTCGGCGGCACCGCGGTGGATCTGCTCCACCTGCCGCGCGAAAAAGAGGATCTGCTGATCATCGCGCGCTTGCCCCAATCGCTCCGCACTTCCCCCGAGGATCTGCTTGCGCTGCGCGTCCGCGGTGCCAACACCGCCGGTCCCCTGGTGCCATTGCGGGAGCTGGTCAAGGTGGAGTCCAGCCTCGTGGACAAGAGCCGATACCACAAGAACCTCAAGGCGGTCACCTACGTGATCGGCGACGTGGCCGGCGAGATAGAGAGTCCGGTATATGCGATCCAGCAGATGAACAAGGCCCTCGCGGCTCTCGACACCAGACAGTATGGCGGCAGCGGTGCGCCGCTCAAGGTCTACAACGCCAGCCAGCCCTTTACCGACAACGAGCCTGCCATTAAGTGGGATGGCGAATGGCACATTACGATCGAGGTCTTTCGTGATCTCGGCTCGGCCTTCGCCGCCGTGCTAGTGCTGATCTTCATCCTGATGGTCGGCTGGTTCCGTTCCTTCCTGACTCCGCTGGTCGTCATGGCCGCCATCCCCTTTTCCCTCGTGGGCATTCTCCCCGCCCACGGTCTCATGGGCGCTTTCTTCACCGCCACCTCCATGATCGGCTTCATGGCCGGCGCGGGCATCGTCGTGCGCAACTCCATCATCCTGGTGGACTTCATCGAGCTGCGCCTTGCCGAGGGCATGCCGCTGGACCAGGCGGTCGTGGATTCCGGGGCGGTGCGGTTTCGGCCCATGCTCCTGACGGCGCTGGCGGTTGTGGTTGGTGCCAGCGTGATCCTGGCCGATCCGATCTTCCAGGGCCTGGCTATCGCGTTGATGGCCGGCGAGATTGCTTCGCTGCTCATCAGCCGGACAGCCGTTCCCGTGCTCTACTTCATGGCCAGCCGACGCAAGCTGTAG
- a CDS encoding efflux RND transporter periplasmic adaptor subunit: MLLGLVAAVPSCGNKSERPAVAGHTLPSASVRVQRIESVKQPAVEEVVGTVQPKLRAALEAKISGRITRLAVTLGQAVKQGDVLVELASQEIQARLDQAQATLRQTELDFNRTANLRKQDAATQAELDAAQTRYHVAKAALAEAEALAGYAKIIAPFDGVLARKLADEGDLAMPGKPLLELEGRAGLRLVADVPSVLAGHIVPGAKVAVRVETLPDPLTGTLAEIAPGADPASRTVLMKVDLPETRGLRAGLFGRLAVPAGEKSCLFVPAQALVRRGQLEVLFVAADGKAQMRLVRSGKQAEQGIEILSGLAAGEAIVVEGAATLRDGQPLQVQ, from the coding sequence ATGTTATTAGGCCTTGTAGCGGCCGTTCCCAGCTGCGGGAATAAGTCTGAGCGGCCGGCGGTGGCCGGGCACACCTTGCCGTCGGCCAGCGTTCGGGTGCAAAGGATCGAGAGCGTGAAGCAGCCGGCGGTGGAGGAAGTTGTCGGCACGGTGCAGCCAAAGCTGCGGGCAGCCCTCGAAGCCAAGATCAGCGGCCGCATCACCCGCCTCGCTGTTACACTCGGGCAGGCCGTCAAACAGGGAGACGTGCTGGTGGAGTTGGCCTCGCAGGAGATTCAGGCCAGGCTCGACCAGGCCCAGGCGACGTTGCGGCAGACTGAGCTGGACTTCAACCGCACCGCCAATCTGCGCAAGCAAGACGCCGCTACCCAGGCCGAGTTGGATGCGGCGCAGACGCGCTACCATGTCGCCAAGGCAGCTTTGGCGGAAGCGGAGGCGCTGGCAGGCTACGCGAAGATCATCGCCCCGTTCGACGGTGTGTTGGCCCGCAAGCTTGCCGACGAGGGCGACCTGGCGATGCCGGGCAAGCCGCTGCTCGAGTTGGAAGGTCGCGCGGGCTTGCGCCTGGTGGCCGACGTGCCGAGCGTGCTCGCAGGCCATATAGTGCCCGGGGCCAAAGTCGCCGTGCGTGTGGAGACGCTACCGGATCCCCTCACCGGCACCTTGGCCGAGATCGCGCCGGGGGCTGATCCGGCCTCTCGCACAGTGCTGATGAAGGTGGACCTGCCGGAAACCCGGGGGCTGCGTGCCGGGCTATTTGGAAGGCTCGCGGTGCCGGCTGGCGAGAAGTCGTGCCTTTTTGTGCCGGCTCAGGCGCTGGTCCGGCGGGGCCAGCTTGAAGTCTTGTTTGTTGCCGCGGATGGCAAAGCACAGATGCGATTGGTGCGGAGCGGCAAGCAGGCGGAGCAAGGCATCGAGATTCTGTCCGGCCTGGCCGCCGGCGAAGCGATAGTGGTCGAAGGAGCGGCGACCCTGCGCGACGGTCAGCCGCTTCAAGTCCAATAA
- a CDS encoding TolC family protein: MTKARGIYGLALLWPLAALAGEPWTLERALQQALTANPDARLAQQRIVAAQAGLDQANAAFWPRVQFQSSYTGSDNPMQVFGSILNQRAYNYNSPPDFNDLPTVDNLNTRGLVTVPLYAGGKNVAARKAAVANTEAARQDNAAVRNALGFEVSRAFHTVLKTRQFVRAAEAAVSSLESSLGVARKRLDGGTLLKSGVLDIEVRLSQAREDLVRARNANALAMRALRNLLGVEQGDFEITDTAPAVTAPDSGDFSGRAELAAARHRERAAQEQTRAARGGYLPRLSAFGSLDYDYGWNYDHGGGSWTAGALLQWDLWDGKLTRAKVREANANLESAREEQRKLRLALDLEVEQARLDLKAADERLGVTEQAIAQATESARLTRARFEQELALPKDLIDAETALVAARVRRAEAEADRQIAIAALRKGLGLPQLESQTEVK, translated from the coding sequence GTGACGAAGGCCCGTGGCATTTACGGGCTGGCGCTTTTGTGGCCCCTGGCGGCCCTTGCTGGCGAGCCGTGGACTCTGGAGCGCGCGCTCCAGCAGGCCCTAACGGCTAATCCGGACGCGCGCCTGGCGCAGCAGCGCATCGTAGCCGCGCAGGCGGGTCTGGACCAGGCCAACGCAGCTTTCTGGCCGCGCGTGCAGTTCCAGTCCAGCTACACCGGCAGCGACAATCCCATGCAGGTCTTCGGCAGCATCCTCAACCAGCGCGCCTACAACTACAATTCGCCTCCAGACTTCAATGACTTGCCGACGGTGGACAACCTGAACACCCGGGGCCTGGTCACGGTTCCGCTCTACGCTGGCGGCAAGAACGTCGCCGCGCGCAAGGCGGCCGTCGCAAACACGGAAGCCGCCCGGCAGGACAATGCCGCCGTCCGCAACGCCCTCGGCTTCGAGGTGTCCCGCGCCTTCCACACTGTGCTGAAGACGCGGCAGTTCGTCCGGGCCGCCGAGGCGGCAGTTAGTTCACTCGAAAGCAGCCTGGGCGTCGCCAGGAAGCGCCTCGACGGCGGCACGCTGCTCAAGAGCGGCGTGCTCGACATCGAGGTCCGGCTGTCGCAGGCGCGCGAAGACCTCGTGCGCGCCCGCAACGCAAACGCGCTGGCGATGCGCGCGCTCCGAAATCTCCTGGGCGTTGAGCAGGGCGACTTTGAAATCACCGACACGGCGCCGGCCGTTACTGCGCCGGACTCAGGCGATTTTTCCGGGCGCGCGGAACTGGCCGCCGCCCGCCACCGCGAACGGGCGGCCCAGGAACAGACCCGTGCCGCCAGGGGAGGTTATCTCCCCCGCCTTAGCGCCTTTGGCAGCCTGGATTACGACTACGGCTGGAACTACGACCACGGTGGCGGCAGCTGGACTGCCGGCGCGCTGCTCCAGTGGGACCTCTGGGACGGAAAACTGACCCGCGCCAAGGTCCGGGAGGCCAATGCCAACCTCGAATCCGCCCGCGAGGAACAACGCAAGCTGCGTCTGGCGTTGGACCTCGAAGTCGAGCAAGCCCGCCTCGACCTGAAGGCCGCCGATGAACGGCTTGGCGTAACGGAGCAGGCGATCGCCCAGGCCACAGAAAGCGCCCGCCTCACCCGCGCCCGCTTCGAGCAGGAGCTGGCACTGCCCAAGGATTTGATTGACGCCGAGACCGCGCTGGTCGCCGCTCGCGTGCGCCGCGCTGAAGCCGAGGCCGACCGACAGATCGCCATTGCCGCTCTGCGCAAAGGGCTTGGCCTGCCGCAACTGGAATCGCAAACGGAAGTCAAATGA
- a CDS encoding galactose oxidase — protein sequence MHSRTGTLADFHVTLGKTNTVFMSRRTQALVLDCLLAANVGSAAELAVTNLRWEKLPPMPNPAGLGSPYAGLSGRTLLVAGGANFPEAPPWAGGRKRWYDTVYALSKPQGMWKEAGKLIRPMGYGVSVTAPGGVLCAGGSDLERHYRDVYLLRLARGGLKTEMLPPLPRPMANGCGALLGNVLYVAGGIEEPNSTNTLRTFWALDLAAAAPAWRELKPWPGPGRMLSVAAVAGGDFYLISGASLSGDAEGKPVRSYLTDAYSYRPSSGWKRLADIPRPAVAAPSPAPVLQGERILVISGDDGTKLGFQPLDQHPGFAKDVLAYHTASNNWAKAGEAPRTQVTVPAVLWHGRYVIPNGEIRPGVRTPDVWSFSASRATHRPAAAGKR from the coding sequence ATGCATTCTCGTACTGGCACCCTGGCGGATTTCCATGTAACACTGGGCAAAACGAATACCGTGTTCATGTCCAGGCGAACTCAAGCGTTGGTCCTCGACTGCCTGCTGGCAGCGAATGTCGGCTCTGCGGCGGAACTCGCCGTCACCAACTTGCGCTGGGAGAAGCTGCCTCCAATGCCGAATCCCGCCGGTCTGGGCTCGCCTTACGCGGGCCTGAGCGGCCGCACGCTGCTCGTGGCTGGCGGAGCGAACTTCCCGGAGGCGCCGCCCTGGGCGGGGGGTAGGAAGCGCTGGTATGACACTGTCTATGCACTATCCAAACCGCAGGGTATGTGGAAAGAGGCCGGGAAACTGATTCGACCAATGGGATATGGGGTGTCGGTGACCGCTCCAGGCGGAGTCCTTTGCGCGGGTGGAAGCGACCTTGAACGCCATTACCGCGATGTGTACCTGCTGCGGCTCGCCCGGGGGGGGCTCAAAACGGAAATGCTGCCACCCCTGCCGCGACCGATGGCCAACGGTTGCGGTGCGTTGCTGGGCAACGTTCTCTATGTTGCAGGCGGCATTGAGGAACCCAATTCCACCAATACTCTGCGGACATTTTGGGCGTTGGATCTGGCGGCGGCCGCGCCGGCATGGCGTGAGCTGAAACCGTGGCCCGGCCCGGGGCGGATGCTGTCGGTGGCGGCGGTGGCGGGTGGGGATTTTTATCTTATCAGCGGCGCCAGCCTTTCCGGAGATGCGGAAGGCAAACCGGTGCGGAGTTACCTGACGGACGCCTACAGCTATCGTCCCAGCTCGGGCTGGAAACGACTTGCAGACATTCCACGGCCTGCGGTGGCGGCGCCATCCCCGGCGCCGGTCTTGCAGGGAGAGCGCATCCTGGTCATTTCGGGCGATGATGGCACAAAGCTCGGCTTCCAGCCGCTGGACCAGCACCCGGGCTTTGCCAAAGATGTGCTGGCCTACCACACAGCGAGCAACAACTGGGCGAAGGCAGGCGAAGCGCCTCGCACCCAGGTGACGGTCCCGGCGGTGCTCTGGCACGGCAGGTATGTAATCCCCAATGGGGAGATTCGGCCCGGAGTGCGCACGCCGGACGTGTGGAGCTTCAGTGCCAGCCGCGCGACGCACCGCCCCGCGGCAGCCGGCAAAAGATGA
- the gatA gene encoding Asp-tRNA(Asn)/Glu-tRNA(Gln) amidotransferase subunit GatA, producing the protein MLNQLTISELATKLARREVSARAATQACLDRIARVDGQIRAFISYDAADALAQADAADAALAAGQTHAQRPLLGVPIAVKDVIAVKGQPLNCGSQILKGFVSPYDATVIEKLKAAGAVVFGRLNMDEFAMGSSTENSAFQVTCNPWDTSRIPGGSSGGSAAAVAADECVAALGSDTGGSIRQPASLCGCVGLKPSYGRVSRYGLVAYASSLDQIGCFNKQVRDAATVLSVIGGHDPRDSSSVPQPVADYTAGLAGSIKGLKLGLAKEYMIGGLDPAVKRAIEAAVEQFTKLGAEVVEVSLPHTDYAIATYYIIATAEASANLARFDGIRYGMRVDGADPVEMYGRTRGTGFGAEVKRRIILGTYVLSSGYYDAYYLRAQKVRTLIRQDFLTAFEKVDAILTPTSPTAAFKIGEKSEDPLQMYLMDIFTISCNLAGICGLVVPCGFTGPQPRLPIGLQLLGKPFGEETILRLGHAYEQSTEWHKKKPPING; encoded by the coding sequence ATGTTGAACCAACTTACTATCTCGGAATTGGCTACAAAGCTGGCGCGGCGTGAAGTCTCGGCACGAGCGGCCACACAGGCTTGCCTGGACCGCATTGCGCGCGTGGACGGACAAATCCGCGCGTTTATCAGCTACGACGCGGCGGATGCGCTGGCGCAAGCCGATGCCGCCGATGCGGCCCTGGCCGCGGGCCAGACTCACGCGCAGCGGCCTTTGCTGGGCGTGCCGATCGCCGTCAAGGACGTCATCGCGGTAAAGGGACAGCCGCTCAACTGCGGTTCGCAGATTCTCAAGGGCTTCGTTTCGCCCTACGACGCAACGGTAATCGAGAAGCTCAAAGCCGCCGGGGCGGTGGTATTCGGGCGGCTGAACATGGATGAGTTCGCGATGGGCAGCTCGACCGAGAACTCGGCGTTCCAGGTCACGTGCAATCCGTGGGACACCTCGCGCATCCCGGGCGGCTCTTCGGGAGGCTCGGCAGCGGCGGTGGCGGCGGACGAATGCGTGGCGGCGCTGGGCTCGGACACCGGGGGCTCGATCAGGCAGCCGGCCTCGCTGTGCGGTTGCGTTGGGCTCAAGCCCTCGTATGGGCGCGTGTCGCGCTATGGGCTGGTGGCGTATGCTTCGTCGCTGGACCAGATTGGTTGTTTCAACAAGCAGGTGCGGGACGCGGCGACGGTGCTGAGTGTCATTGGCGGGCACGACCCGCGAGACTCGTCGTCCGTGCCGCAGCCGGTGGCGGATTACACGGCGGGCCTGGCAGGCAGCATCAAGGGTCTGAAGCTGGGGTTGGCGAAGGAATACATGATTGGGGGGCTGGACCCGGCAGTGAAGCGGGCGATCGAGGCGGCGGTGGAGCAGTTTACCAAGCTCGGGGCGGAGGTGGTGGAGGTGTCGCTGCCGCACACAGACTACGCGATCGCGACCTATTACATCATCGCGACGGCGGAAGCGAGCGCCAACCTGGCCCGCTTCGATGGCATCCGCTACGGGATGCGCGTGGACGGGGCGGACCCGGTTGAGATGTATGGCCGCACGCGCGGGACCGGTTTCGGCGCCGAAGTGAAGCGGCGCATCATCCTGGGCACTTACGTATTGAGCAGCGGTTACTACGACGCCTATTACCTGCGCGCGCAGAAGGTGCGGACGCTGATTCGCCAGGACTTCCTGACCGCGTTCGAAAAGGTGGATGCCATTCTCACGCCAACCTCCCCCACCGCCGCGTTCAAGATCGGCGAGAAGTCGGAGGACCCCTTGCAGATGTACCTGATGGACATCTTCACCATCTCGTGCAACCTCGCCGGCATCTGCGGCTTGGTGGTGCCGTGCGGTTTCACTGGTCCGCAACCCCGGCTGCCCATCGGCCTGCAGCTTCTGGGCAAGCCGTTCGGCGAGGAGACAATCCTGCGCCTGGGCCACGCCTACGAGCAAAGCACGGAATGGCACAAAAAGAAGCCCCCGATCAACGGGTAG